A single window of Mangifera indica cultivar Alphonso chromosome 18, CATAS_Mindica_2.1, whole genome shotgun sequence DNA harbors:
- the LOC123202005 gene encoding CCR4-NOT transcription complex subunit 9-like isoform X2: MANLPQSLSLNAPFGGGPSASIPSAAAAAAGAGATKDRKMASAEHLVLDLSNPDLRENALLELSKNKELFQDLAPFVWNSFGTIAALIQEIVSIYPVLSPPNLTPAQSNRVCNALALLQCVASHPDTRMLFLNAHIPLYLYPFLNTTSKSRPFEYLRLTSLGVIGALVKFDDTEVISFLLSTEIIPLCLRTMEMGSELSKTVATFIVQKILLDDVGLDYICTTAERFFAVGRVLGNMVAALAEQPSSRLLKHIIRCYLRLSDNPRACDALRSCLPDMLRDATFSTCLREDPTTRRWLQQLLHNVGVNRVPALQAGGFDHMLVN; encoded by the exons ATGGCGAATCTGCCTCAGTCTCTGTCCCTCAACGCGCCGTTTGGTGGTGGACCCAGTGCATCGATCCCGAGCGCCGCCGCTGCGGCCGCTGGAGCTGGAGCTACTAAGGACCGGAAAATGGCGTCGGCAGAACACTTGGTTCTCGATCTAAGCAATCCCGATTTGAGAGAAAACGCACTCCTTGAGCTATCCAAG AACAAGGAATTATTTCAAGATTTGGCTCCTTTCGTGTGGAATTCTTTTGGTACTATAGCTGCTCTCATACAG GAAATAGTTTCAATATACCCTGTTCTATCACCACCAAACCTCACTCCTGCACAATCAAATAGAGTTTGCAATGCTCTTGCACTTCTTCAG TGTGTAGCCTCTCATCCAGACACAAGAATGTTGTTTCTAAATG CTCATATACCTTTATATCTGTACCCTTTCCTAAATACAACAAGCAAGTCAAGGCCCTTTGAGTACTTGAGGCTAACTAGCTTAGGTGTCATTGGTGCCCTGGTGAAG TTTGATGATACTGAAGTTATTAGCTTCCTTCTTTCAACAGAAATTATTCCACTCTGCCTGCGCACCATGGAGATGGGCAGTGAATTGTCAAAAACA GTTGCTACATTTATTGTCCAGAAAATCTTGTTGGATGATGTGGGCTTGGATTATATTTGTACTACAGCAGAGAGGTTCTTTGCAGTGGGACGAGTTTTAGGTAACATGGTTGCAGCACTTGCTGAGCAACCCTCATCGCGGCTGTTGAAACATATTATTCGATGTTATCTCCGACTCTCTGACAACCCAAG GGCTTGTGACGCATTGAGAAGTTGCCTCCCAGACATGTTAAGAGATGCCACCTTCAGTACTTGCCTTAGA GAAGATCCAACTACAAGGAGGTGGCTGCAACAGTTGCTTCACAATGTGGGAGTCAATCGAGTTCCAGCACTTCAAGCCGGAGGATTCGATCATATGCTGGTGAACTGA
- the LOC123202008 gene encoding ribonuclease 3-like protein 2 produces the protein MHPEFSDIPTRGCASVIDDAMVVRAASPPSSEMEISVYCVEKILNYSFKNKRLLEEALTHSSYPGAASYQRLEFVGDAALGLAFSNYIFLVYPRLDPGQLSLIRSANISTEKLARVAVRHGLYRFMRHNAASALDDKVKEFAEAVSQEEDNAAVYGGSMKAPKVLADIVESIAAAIYVDVDFDLQKLWVIIRGLMEPIITLEDLKQKPQPVTLLFELCQKQGKQVDIKYWRKKDKNIASVYVDGEFVASSSSEQKEIAKLNAAREALHKLLQFMPVDNGGMIEIYNDVDGKLEIGAKQKLHEICSKKKWPKPTYQTEKDEGPSHDKKFICSVKIPTADGTLYITGAEKSRVRDAENSAAAMMIGALYESNYI, from the exons ATGCACCCAGAGTTTTCCGATATACCCACTCGCGGTTGTGCGAGCGTCATCGACGACGCAATGGTAGTGAGGGCAGCGTCTCCGCCGTCTTCGGAGATGGAGATTTCAGTGTATTGTGTGGAGAAAATCTTGAAttacagttttaaaaacaagCGACTTCTAGAAGAAGCATTGACGCACTCTTCGTACCCTGGTGCGGCGTCGTATCAGCGGCTGGAGTTTGTCGGCGACGCGGCGTTGGGACTTGCATTCTCTAATTACATCTTTTTAGTTTATCCAAGGCTTGATCCAGGACAGCTATCGCTCATACGGTCTGCCAATATAAGCACTGAGAAACTGGCACGAGTGGCTGTCAGACACGGGCTGTATCGGTTCATGAGACATAACGCGGCTTCTGCTCTTGATGATAAA GTGAAGGAATTTGCTGAAGCTGTTAGTCAAGAAGAAGACAATGCAGCTGTGTATGGTGGATCAATGAAAGCGCCAAAGGTTCTTGCTGACATTGTTGAATCTATCGCAGCTGCGATCTATGTTGATGTTGATTTTGATCTCCAAAAATTATGGGTG ATTATTCGGGGTCTTATGGAGCCTATCATAACCCTGGAAGACCTGAAACAAAAGCCACAACCGGTTACACTTTTGTTTGAGCTTTGCCAGAAGCAAGGAAAGCAAGTTGATATCAAGTACTGGAGAAAGAAGGACAAAAACATTGCCAGTGTATATGTTGATGGTGAGTTTGTTGCCTCAAGTTCTTCAGAGCAGAAGGAAATCGCGAAGCTTAATGCTGCAAGGGAAGCTCTGCACAAGTTATTGCAGTTTATGCCGGTAGATAATGGTGGGATGATTGAAATTTATAATGATGTTGATGGTAAATTGGAGATCGGAGCTAAACAGAAGTTACATGAAATCTGCAGCAAAAAGAAGTGGCCAAAACCAACCTACCA AACTGAGAAAGATGAAGGTCCTTCACATGACAAGAAATTCATATGTTCTGTCAAAATTCCAACTGCAGATGGTACACTTTATATCACTGGAGCTGAGAAGTCGAGAGTAAGGGATGCAGAGAACTCCGCAGCTGCCATGATGATCGGCGCCTTATATGAGTCTAATTATATTTGA
- the LOC123202009 gene encoding syntaxin-51-like: MASSLDSWVREYNEAVKLADDISGMISERSSLPASGPETQRHASAIRRKITILGTRLDSLQSLLSKLPGKQPISEKEMNRRKDMLANLRSKLTQMASTLNMSNFANRDSLFGPEIKQADPMSRTTGLDNHGLVGLQRQIMKEQDEGLEKLEETVISTKHIALAVNEELDLHTRLIDDLDQHVDVTDSRLRRVQKNLAILNKKTKGGCSCLCMLLAVVGIVVLVVVIYLLIKYL; encoded by the exons ATGGCTTCTTCATTGGACTCATGGGTAAGGGAATACAATGAAGCGGTAAAACTTGCAGATGATATCAGTGGCATGATATCAGAACGGAGTTCGTTACCGGCATCAGGGCCTGAAACTCAGCGTCATGCATCTGCTATAAGGAGGAAGATTACAATATTGGGGACTAGGCTTGATAGCTTACAATCCCTTTTGTCTAAGCTTCCTGGAAAGCAGCCCAT ATCTGAGAAAGAGATGAATCGTCGCAAGGACATGCTTGCTAATTTGAGATCAAAATTGACCCAGATGGCTTCTACTCTGAACATGTCAAATTTTGCCAATAGGGACAGCTTGTTTGGGCCAGAAATTAAGCAAGCTGATCCCATGAGCAGAACAACTGGCTTGGACAACCATGGCCTAGTTGGTCTTCAACGACAAATCATGAAAG AGCAAGACGAGGGGCTTGAGAAACTGGAGGAGACGGTAATTAGTACAAAACATATTGCATTGGCAGTCAATGAAGAACTTGATCTGCACACAAGACTTATT GATGACTTAGACCAACATGTGGATGTTACAGACTCTCGCTTACGG CGAGTGCAGAAGAACCTtgcaattttgaataaaaagacGAAGGGTGGTTGCTCTTGTTTGTGCATGCTTTTGGCTGTAGTCGGGATCGTTGTTCTGGTTGTTGTCATCTATCTCTTGATCAAATACTTGTAA
- the LOC123202449 gene encoding uncharacterized protein LOC123202449 isoform X2, with translation MDPTPTTRSVAPNEPLSTDLQVSATTKPLDKRAAENAESQELVAMKSPKKARIGAEKEAKRVAEIVLVLSAMWRMRGGGKGPTEAELRLMAEAREKLVEMCEDLAPRDIVARDAIVGLIEDLGLNGRIKEQRLGFRGQRLSIKEKLEITKKKIEDSKKFSAQPTTYASQPHTSQTGFGATADSRGVSNTVRIFSSDKSGLSPAMHSGGFPASSPHVHVSAGTSTHLHLPTSDVRTPTISTGSHLGRDSSSSAMPRIERPQIRLDGGSNGSSYVSQVQANTSSNHMVNAPTWTVHPQSASSAKPGPENKVQNLYPIRIDGTADLSRTAPQAARDQTFRPFMTQTASGNLPSIHQPPQAVNTVQAQQSSNGHSEIAKIVQKLLHPKLPEHPTWTPPSREYMNKALTCQMCKLTVNEVETIVLCDACEKGFHLKCLQLNNQKGIPRGGEWHCLNCLKLSNGKPLPPKYGRVMRSINAPKMPSNTSVFQSSPEKKVGSTDLKVNQQKLMRNGSSTGSGSIGSNTVELAPSSKIQNTSTTQGSNFLSGAKGTDQETSSGTCPNNTTKSSGAILNPPSVESSEQLTQPTQVCESSTQLEKLPSASKSKFPDILSEPTDYHSYYLQPAHDSQVIRTDLPSCAEVSFENFHDGNSMVKQDGKDIAQRNPLDSSGVSSDLLHNVEWIGDVLQTVDEKKFYEYCTIGGIMYKVQDHALLQFNHGKTMPSKLQAMWEDTRNGSKWVKVHRCFFPGDLPEAVGRPCAPESSELYDSNSENTMMAGLIEGPCEVLTSRKFKEENERLSHLGIEADNGRQPIFLCKWFYDEVKGVFRPVSD, from the exons ATGGATCCAACACCAACAACGCGAAGTGTTGCACCAAACGAACCGTTGAGCACCGACCTACAAGTCTCCGCAACAACAAAACCGCTCGACAAAAGAGCGGCAGAGAACGCAGAGTCTCAAGAGTTAGTGGCAATGAAGTCTCCCAAGAAGGCGCGAATTGGCGCCGAGAAGGAGGCGAAGCGAGTGGCGGAGATCGTGCTGGTGTTGTCGGCGATGTGGCGGATGAGAGGCGGAGGAAAGGGACCGACGGAGGCTGAGCTCCGGCTCATGGCGGAAGCGAGAGAGAAGCTGGTGGAGATGTGTGAGGACCTGGCGCCGAGAGACATTGTGGCGAGAGATGCAATTGTGGGATTAATTGAAGACTTGGGGCTTAATGGTAGAATTAAGGAACAGAGATTAGGGTTTCGTGGGCAGCGGTTGAGTATTAAGGAGAAGCTTGAGATTACTAAGAAAAAG atAGAAGACTCCAAAAAATTCTCAGCACAACCTACTACATATGCTTCTCAACCTCACACGTCGCAGACAGGTTTTGGTGCAACAGCTGATAGCCGTGGGGTATCAAATACTGTTCGTATTTTCTCATCAGATAAATCAGGTCTTTCTCCAGCAATGCACTCTGGAGGCTTCCCAGCTTCATCACCTCATGTCCATGTTTCTGCTGGAACTTCTACACATCTACACTTGCCCACCAGTGACGTTAGAACACCTACAATTTCTACTGGCAGCCATTTAGGAAGGGATTCATCTTCTTCAGCAATGCCTAGGATTGAGAGACCGCAAATTAGATTGGATGGGGGATCAAATGGGTCTTCTTATGTATCCCAAGTACAAG CaaatacttcttcaaatcaCATGGTGAATGCTCCAACTTGGACTGTGCATCCCCAATCTGCCTCATCAGCCAAACCTGGACCAGAAAACAAGGTGCAAAATCTTTATCCTATCAGGATTGACGGAACTGCTGATCTGTCACGGACAGCTCCTCAAGCAGCTAGAGATCAAACATTTAGACCATTCATGACTCAAACTGCATCTGGAAACTTGCCCAGTATACATCAGCCTCCACAAGCTGTTAATACTGTTCAAGCTCAACAATCTAGCAACGGTCACAGTGAAATTGCTAAGATTGTTCAGAAGTTACTGCATCCAAAGCTTCCTGAGCATCCCACGTGGACCCCTCCTTCAAGAGAATATATGAACAAGGCTTTGACTTGCCAAATGTGCAAACTTACTGTCAATGAGGTGGAAACTATCGTTCTTTGTGATGCTTGTGAGAAAGGATTTCACTTGAAATGCCTACAACTGAATAATCAGAAGGGAATCCCTAGGGGTGGTGAGTGGCATTGTTTGAATTGCTTGAAATTAAGCAATGGAAAACCTTTGCCCCCTAAATATGGTCGTGTCATGAGAAGTATAAATGCACCAAAAATGCCCTCAAACACATCTGTATTTCAGTCATCTCCAGAGAAGAAAGTAGGATCTACAGATCTGAAGGTCAATCAGCAGAAGCTAATGCGAAATGGAAGCTCCACTGGGTCTGGTTCTATAGGTAGCAACACTGTTGAATTGGCTCCtagttcaaaaattcaaaatactaGTACAACACAAGGCAGTAATTTCTTATCAGGTGCAAAAGGTACAGATCAGGAAACCTCTTCTGGTACTTGCCCAAATAACACAACAAAATCTTCGGGAGCTATTTTGAATCCGCCATCTGTTGAGTCAAGTGAACAGTTAACCCAACCCACCCAAGTATGTGAATCATCTACACAATTAGAGAAATTGCCTTCGGCTTCAAAATCAAAGTTTCCTGATATATTATCAGAGCCAACAGATTATCATTCATATTATCTACAACCTGCACATGATTCACAAGTTATTCGTACAGATCTTCCCAGCTGTGCTGAAGTTTCTTTTGAGAATTTTCATGACGGCAACTCTATGGTTAAGCAAGATGGGAAAGATATTGCACAGAGAAATCCTCTTGATAGTTCTGGGGTTTCTTCTGATTTATTGCACAATGTGGAATGGATTGGTGACGTACTTCAGACTGTggatgagaaaaaattttatgagtACTGTACCATTGGGGGAATAATGTATAAAGTGCAGGATCATGCGCTTTTGCAGTTTAATCATGGCAAAACAATGCCATCAAAGCTTCAG GCCATGTGGGAGGATACTAGAAATGGGTCAAAGTGGGTTAAGGTACATAGGTGTTTCTTTCCTGGTGACTTGCCAGAGGCTGTTGGCCGCCCATGTGCCCCTGAAAGTAGCGAG CTCTATGACTCTAATAGTGAGAATACTATGATGGCGGGCTTGATTGAAGGTCCATGCGAAGTTCTCACTTCTCGGAAGTTTAAGGAAGAGAATGAAAGACTCAGTCATTTAGGAATTGAGGCAGATAATGGAAGACAGCCAATATTCCTGTGCAA ATGGTTTTATGATGAAGTGAAAGGGGTATTTCGGCCTGTATCTGATTGA
- the LOC123202005 gene encoding CCR4-NOT transcription complex subunit 9-like isoform X1 produces the protein MANLPQSLSLNAPFGGGPSASIPSAAAAAAGAGATKDRKMASAEHLVLDLSNPDLRENALLELSKKRELFQDLAPLLWNSFGTIAALLQEIVSIYPVLSPPNLTPAQSNRVCNALALLQCVASHPDTRMLFLNAHIPLYLYPFLNTTSKSRPFEYLRLTSLGVIGALVKFDDTEVISFLLSTEIIPLCLRTMEMGSELSKTVATFIVQKILLDDVGLDYICTTAERFFAVGRVLGNMVAALAEQPSSRLLKHIIRCYLRLSDNPRACDALRSCLPDMLRDATFSTCLREDPTTRRWLQQLLHNVGVNRVPALQAGGFDHMLVN, from the exons ATGGCGAATCTGCCTCAGTCTCTGTCCCTCAACGCGCCGTTTGGTGGTGGACCCAGTGCATCGATCCCGAGCGCCGCCGCTGCGGCCGCTGGAGCTGGAGCTACTAAGGACCGGAAAATGGCGTCGGCAGAACACTTGGTTCTCGATCTAAGCAATCCCGATTTGAGAGAAAACGCACTCCTTGAGCTATCCAAG aagaGAGAATTATTTCAAGATTTGGCTCCCTTGTTGTGGAATTCTTTTGGTACTATTGCAGCATTATTACAG GAAATAGTTTCAATATACCCTGTTCTATCACCACCAAACCTCACTCCTGCACAATCAAATAGAGTTTGCAATGCTCTTGCACTTCTTCAG TGTGTAGCCTCTCATCCAGACACAAGAATGTTGTTTCTAAATG CTCATATACCTTTATATCTGTACCCTTTCCTAAATACAACAAGCAAGTCAAGGCCCTTTGAGTACTTGAGGCTAACTAGCTTAGGTGTCATTGGTGCCCTGGTGAAG TTTGATGATACTGAAGTTATTAGCTTCCTTCTTTCAACAGAAATTATTCCACTCTGCCTGCGCACCATGGAGATGGGCAGTGAATTGTCAAAAACA GTTGCTACATTTATTGTCCAGAAAATCTTGTTGGATGATGTGGGCTTGGATTATATTTGTACTACAGCAGAGAGGTTCTTTGCAGTGGGACGAGTTTTAGGTAACATGGTTGCAGCACTTGCTGAGCAACCCTCATCGCGGCTGTTGAAACATATTATTCGATGTTATCTCCGACTCTCTGACAACCCAAG GGCTTGTGACGCATTGAGAAGTTGCCTCCCAGACATGTTAAGAGATGCCACCTTCAGTACTTGCCTTAGA GAAGATCCAACTACAAGGAGGTGGCTGCAACAGTTGCTTCACAATGTGGGAGTCAATCGAGTTCCAGCACTTCAAGCCGGAGGATTCGATCATATGCTGGTGAACTGA
- the LOC123202007 gene encoding ribonuclease 3-like protein 2 — protein sequence MNPEFLNILTCGYASVIDNTMVVRVVPPLSSDMKISVNCVEEILNYSFKNKRLLEEALTHSSYPDAVSYQRLEFIGDAVLGLAFSNYVFLVYPTLDPGQLSLIRSANISTEKLARVAVRHGLYQFMRHHAGSALEDKVKEFAEAVSQEEDNAAVYGGSMKAPKVLADIVESIAAAIYVDVHFDLQKLWMIFQGLMEPIITMEDLKQKPQPVTLLFELCQKQGKQVDIKHWRKKNKNIASVYVDGEFIASGSSEQKEISKLNAAREALHKLSQSMPVDNGGMIENYNDVDGKSEIEGAKQKLHELCSKKKWLKPTYKTEKEEGPSHDKKFVCSVKIPTADGTLYIAGDEKSRVRDAENSAASMMIRALYVSNYV from the exons ATGAACCCAGAGTTTCTCAACATACTGACGTGCGGTTATGCGAGCGTTATCGATAACACAATGGTGGTGAGGGTAGTGCCTCCCCTATCTTCAGACATGAAGATTTCAGTGAATTGTGTGGAGGAAATCTTGAATTACAGCTTCAAAAACAAGCGACTTCTAGAAGAAGCATTGACGCACTCTTCGTACCCTGATGCGGTGTCATATCAACGATTGGAGTTTATCGGTGATGCGGTGTTGGGACTTGCTTTTTCTAATTATGTCTTCTTGGTTTATCCAACGCTTGATCCGGGACAGTTGTCACTCATACGCTCTGCCAACATAAGTACTGAGAAACTTGCACGCGTGGCTGTAAGACACGGGTTGTATCAGTTCATGAGACATCATGCAGGTTCTGCTCTTGAGGATAAG GTGAAGGAATTTGCTGAAGCTGTTAGTCAAGAAGAAGACAATGCAGCTGTGTATGGTGGATCAATGAAAGCGCCAAAGGTTCTTGCTGACATTGTTGAATCTATAGCAGCTGCGATCTATGTAGATGTTCATTTTGATCTCCAAAAATTATGGATG ATTTTTCAGGGTCTTATGGAGCCTATCATAACCATGGAAGACCTGAAACAAAAGCCACAGCCGGTTACACTTTTGTTCGAGCTTTGCCAGAAGCAAGGAAAGCAAGTTGATATCAAGCACTGgagaaagaagaataagaaCATTGCCAGTGTATATGTTGATGGTGAGTTCATTGCCTCAGGGTCTTCAGAGCAGAAGGAAATCTCGAAGCTTAATGCTGCAAGGGAAGCTTTGCACAAGTTATCGCAGTCTATGCCTGTTGATAATGGTGGGatgattgaaaattataatgatgTTGATGGTAAATCAGAGATTGAAGGAGCTAAACAGAAGTTACATGAACTCTGCAGCAAAAAGAAATGGTTGAAACCAACCTACAA AACTGAGAAAGAAGAAGGTCCTTCACATGACAAGAAATTCGTATGTTCAGTCAAAATTCCAACTGCAGATGGTACACTTTACATTGCAGGAGATGAGAAGTCGAGAGTAAGGGATGCAGAAAACTCTGCAGCTTCCATGATGATCCGTGCTTTATATGTGTCTAATTATGTTTGA
- the LOC123202449 gene encoding uncharacterized protein LOC123202449 isoform X1 translates to MDPTPTTRSVAPNEPLSTDLQVSATTKPLDKRAAENAESQELVAMKSPKKARIGAEKEAKRVAEIVLVLSAMWRMRGGGKGPTEAELRLMAEAREKLVEMCEDLAPRDIVARDAIVGLIEDLGLNGRIKEQRLGFRGQRLSIKEKLEITKKKIEDSKKFSAQPTTYASQPHTSQTGFGATADSRGVSNTVRIFSSDKSGLSPAMHSGGFPASSPHVHVSAGTSTHLHLPTSDVRTPTISTGSHLGRDSSSSAMPRIERPQIRLDGGSNGSSYVSQVQVIAANTSSNHMVNAPTWTVHPQSASSAKPGPENKVQNLYPIRIDGTADLSRTAPQAARDQTFRPFMTQTASGNLPSIHQPPQAVNTVQAQQSSNGHSEIAKIVQKLLHPKLPEHPTWTPPSREYMNKALTCQMCKLTVNEVETIVLCDACEKGFHLKCLQLNNQKGIPRGGEWHCLNCLKLSNGKPLPPKYGRVMRSINAPKMPSNTSVFQSSPEKKVGSTDLKVNQQKLMRNGSSTGSGSIGSNTVELAPSSKIQNTSTTQGSNFLSGAKGTDQETSSGTCPNNTTKSSGAILNPPSVESSEQLTQPTQVCESSTQLEKLPSASKSKFPDILSEPTDYHSYYLQPAHDSQVIRTDLPSCAEVSFENFHDGNSMVKQDGKDIAQRNPLDSSGVSSDLLHNVEWIGDVLQTVDEKKFYEYCTIGGIMYKVQDHALLQFNHGKTMPSKLQAMWEDTRNGSKWVKVHRCFFPGDLPEAVGRPCAPESSELYDSNSENTMMAGLIEGPCEVLTSRKFKEENERLSHLGIEADNGRQPIFLCKWFYDEVKGVFRPVSD, encoded by the exons ATGGATCCAACACCAACAACGCGAAGTGTTGCACCAAACGAACCGTTGAGCACCGACCTACAAGTCTCCGCAACAACAAAACCGCTCGACAAAAGAGCGGCAGAGAACGCAGAGTCTCAAGAGTTAGTGGCAATGAAGTCTCCCAAGAAGGCGCGAATTGGCGCCGAGAAGGAGGCGAAGCGAGTGGCGGAGATCGTGCTGGTGTTGTCGGCGATGTGGCGGATGAGAGGCGGAGGAAAGGGACCGACGGAGGCTGAGCTCCGGCTCATGGCGGAAGCGAGAGAGAAGCTGGTGGAGATGTGTGAGGACCTGGCGCCGAGAGACATTGTGGCGAGAGATGCAATTGTGGGATTAATTGAAGACTTGGGGCTTAATGGTAGAATTAAGGAACAGAGATTAGGGTTTCGTGGGCAGCGGTTGAGTATTAAGGAGAAGCTTGAGATTACTAAGAAAAAG atAGAAGACTCCAAAAAATTCTCAGCACAACCTACTACATATGCTTCTCAACCTCACACGTCGCAGACAGGTTTTGGTGCAACAGCTGATAGCCGTGGGGTATCAAATACTGTTCGTATTTTCTCATCAGATAAATCAGGTCTTTCTCCAGCAATGCACTCTGGAGGCTTCCCAGCTTCATCACCTCATGTCCATGTTTCTGCTGGAACTTCTACACATCTACACTTGCCCACCAGTGACGTTAGAACACCTACAATTTCTACTGGCAGCCATTTAGGAAGGGATTCATCTTCTTCAGCAATGCCTAGGATTGAGAGACCGCAAATTAGATTGGATGGGGGATCAAATGGGTCTTCTTATGTATCCCAAGTACAAG tcATAGCAGCaaatacttcttcaaatcaCATGGTGAATGCTCCAACTTGGACTGTGCATCCCCAATCTGCCTCATCAGCCAAACCTGGACCAGAAAACAAGGTGCAAAATCTTTATCCTATCAGGATTGACGGAACTGCTGATCTGTCACGGACAGCTCCTCAAGCAGCTAGAGATCAAACATTTAGACCATTCATGACTCAAACTGCATCTGGAAACTTGCCCAGTATACATCAGCCTCCACAAGCTGTTAATACTGTTCAAGCTCAACAATCTAGCAACGGTCACAGTGAAATTGCTAAGATTGTTCAGAAGTTACTGCATCCAAAGCTTCCTGAGCATCCCACGTGGACCCCTCCTTCAAGAGAATATATGAACAAGGCTTTGACTTGCCAAATGTGCAAACTTACTGTCAATGAGGTGGAAACTATCGTTCTTTGTGATGCTTGTGAGAAAGGATTTCACTTGAAATGCCTACAACTGAATAATCAGAAGGGAATCCCTAGGGGTGGTGAGTGGCATTGTTTGAATTGCTTGAAATTAAGCAATGGAAAACCTTTGCCCCCTAAATATGGTCGTGTCATGAGAAGTATAAATGCACCAAAAATGCCCTCAAACACATCTGTATTTCAGTCATCTCCAGAGAAGAAAGTAGGATCTACAGATCTGAAGGTCAATCAGCAGAAGCTAATGCGAAATGGAAGCTCCACTGGGTCTGGTTCTATAGGTAGCAACACTGTTGAATTGGCTCCtagttcaaaaattcaaaatactaGTACAACACAAGGCAGTAATTTCTTATCAGGTGCAAAAGGTACAGATCAGGAAACCTCTTCTGGTACTTGCCCAAATAACACAACAAAATCTTCGGGAGCTATTTTGAATCCGCCATCTGTTGAGTCAAGTGAACAGTTAACCCAACCCACCCAAGTATGTGAATCATCTACACAATTAGAGAAATTGCCTTCGGCTTCAAAATCAAAGTTTCCTGATATATTATCAGAGCCAACAGATTATCATTCATATTATCTACAACCTGCACATGATTCACAAGTTATTCGTACAGATCTTCCCAGCTGTGCTGAAGTTTCTTTTGAGAATTTTCATGACGGCAACTCTATGGTTAAGCAAGATGGGAAAGATATTGCACAGAGAAATCCTCTTGATAGTTCTGGGGTTTCTTCTGATTTATTGCACAATGTGGAATGGATTGGTGACGTACTTCAGACTGTggatgagaaaaaattttatgagtACTGTACCATTGGGGGAATAATGTATAAAGTGCAGGATCATGCGCTTTTGCAGTTTAATCATGGCAAAACAATGCCATCAAAGCTTCAG GCCATGTGGGAGGATACTAGAAATGGGTCAAAGTGGGTTAAGGTACATAGGTGTTTCTTTCCTGGTGACTTGCCAGAGGCTGTTGGCCGCCCATGTGCCCCTGAAAGTAGCGAG CTCTATGACTCTAATAGTGAGAATACTATGATGGCGGGCTTGATTGAAGGTCCATGCGAAGTTCTCACTTCTCGGAAGTTTAAGGAAGAGAATGAAAGACTCAGTCATTTAGGAATTGAGGCAGATAATGGAAGACAGCCAATATTCCTGTGCAA ATGGTTTTATGATGAAGTGAAAGGGGTATTTCGGCCTGTATCTGATTGA
- the LOC123202004 gene encoding stigma-specific STIG1-like protein 2 yields the protein MELIKIIFTITITMAITITLTMQNIGEVVYDTPFEHRFPAHENAIVLPTKRGSRFLAEVKNPRAADHCHKDNTVCQAQGKNATCCNNKCMDLSTDENNCGACKKKCKFTEACCRGQCVNLAFDKRHCGFCNNRCLKGEYCVYGLCDYA from the coding sequence ATGGAACTCATCAAAATCATCTTCACAATCACCATAACAATGGCCATCACTATCACTCTCACCATGCAAAACATCGGCGAAGTGGTTTACGACACCCCATTCGAGCATCGATTCCCCGCTCATGAAAACGCCATCGTTCTCCCCACTAAACGGGGCAGCCGGTTTCTCGCAGAAGTGAAGAACCCTAGAGCCGCGGATCACTGCCACAAAGATAACACCGTCTGTCAAGCTCAAGGCAAAAACGCGACGTGTTGCAACAACAAGTGCATGGATTTGTCGACCGACGAAAACAACTGCGGCGCCTGCAAGAAGAAGTGCAAGTTCACAGAAGCTTGCTGCCGAGGCCAGTGTGTGAATCTCGCCTTCGATAAGAGGCATTGTGGCTTCTGCAACAACCGGTGCCTCAAGGGAGAATATTGTGTTTATGGACTGTGTGATTACGCATAA